The Triticum dicoccoides isolate Atlit2015 ecotype Zavitan chromosome 6A, WEW_v2.0, whole genome shotgun sequence genome has a window encoding:
- the LOC119315126 gene encoding 7-deoxyloganetin glucosyltransferase-like: protein MGPSAPGEKAHAVCLPAAFQGHIIPMLDLAKMLHARGFHVTFVNTEYNHARLVRARGAAAVAGVPGFRFDTIPDGLPPSDHDVTQDVLSLCKSLTETCVGPFRRLLAELNDTATPMGHPPVTSIVSDNVMDFSMEAARELGLPYVQLYTSSAISYVGVRHYRLLFDRGLAPIKDVKQLTNEYLDTPVEDVPGLRNMRFKDFPSFIRSPAPDDYMLHFVLGIAERAVGASAMIVNTFGDLEEEAVAAMEALGLPKVYTIGPLPLLAPSSSISMSLWKQQEECLSWLDDKEPGSVVYANFGSITVMTNEQLVEFAWGLAKSGRHFLWIIRPDLAKGHTAVLPSEFSAETAERGLVASWCPQQQVLNHPAVGAFLTHSGWNSTLESMCGGVPVISWPFFGDQQTNCRYQCNEWGVGMEIDSDVRHDAVADLITEVMEGESGKVMKKKAQEWKEKAVRATKSGGSSHRNFDALIRDVLATSRSG, encoded by the coding sequence ACAACCACGCCCGCCTCGTCCGCGCGCGGGGCGCGGCCGCGGTGGCCGGCGTCCCGGGTTTCCGCTTCGACACCATTCCGGACGGCCTGCCGCCGTCCGACCACGACGTCACGCAGGACGTCCTGTCGCTCTGCAAGTCCCTCACGGAGACCTGCGTCGGGCCCTTCCGCCGCCTCCTCGCAGAGCTCAACGACACCGCCACGCCCATGGGCCACCCGCCCGTGACCTCCATCGTCTCCGACAACGTGATGGACTTCTCCATGGAAGCGGCCAGGGAGCTAGGCCTCCCCTATGTCCAGCTGTACACCTCCAGCGCCATCAGCTATGTCGGTGTCCGCCACTACCGCCTCCTCTTCGACCGTGGCCTCGCACCGATCAAAGACGTCAAGCAGCTGACGAACGAGTACCTTGACACGCCGGTGGAAGATGTGCCGGGCCTGCGGAACATGAGGTTCAAGGACTTCCCGTCCTTCATACGCAGCCCCGCCCCGGACGACTACATGCTGCATTTCGTGCTCGGGATTGCAGAGCGCGCGGTCGGCGCGTCGGCGATGATCGTCAACACCTTCGGCGACCTTGAGGAAGAGGCGGTGGCGGCCATGGAGGCGCTCGGCCTGCCCAAGGTGTACACCATCGGCCCACTCCCTCTGCTGGCGCCGAGCTCAAGCATCAGCATGAGCCTGTGGAAGCAGCAGGAGGAGTGCCTgtcgtggctcgacgacaaggagccCGGCTCCGTTGTGTACGCGAACTTCGGCAGCATCACCGTCATGACCAACGAGCAGCTGGTGGAGTTTGCGTGGGGGCTGGCCAAGAGCGGCAGGCATTTCCTCTGGATCATCCGTCCCGACCTCGCCAAGGGCCACACTGCAGTGCTCCCCTCGGAGTTCTCGGCCGAGACGGCGGAGCGTGGGCTCGTGGCCTCCTGGTGCCCGCAGCAGCAGGTGCTGAACCACCCGGCCGTGGGCGCATTCCTGACGCACAGCGGCTGGAACTCGACGCTGGAGAGCATGTGCGGTGGCGTGCCCGTCATCAGCTGGCCATTCTTCGGGGACCAGCAGACCAACTGTCGGTACCAGTGCAATGAATGGGGCGTCGGCATGGAGATCGACAGCGACGTCCGGCACGATGCCGTCGCAGACCTTATCACGGAGGTCATGGAGGGGGAGAGTgggaaggtgatgaagaagaaggcacaGGAGTGGAAGGAGAAAGCGGTCAGGGCGACCAAGTCCGGCGGCTCGTCTCACCGCAACTTTGATGCGTTGATTCGCGACGTGCTCGCCACTAGCCGCTCTGGGTAG